GGAGCCAATGAATTAACAAAAGAGGTTGCTTCTGCCTTAAATGCCCGTCCCATCATTACAACAGCTGCTGATGTTCAAGAAACAATTGCTGTGGATTTGCTGGGGAAACGGTTTGGCTGGGTTTGGGACTCAGCGGAGAAACTGACACCCGTGAGCGCAGCTGTGGTAAATGAAGAAAAGATCGCGGTCGTACAGGAGTCAGGGGAGAAGGAATGGTGGAATTATGGACGTCCCCTTCCGGAAAATATCCACCTATATTCATCGATTGCAGAAGCATTAATTAATAAATCGAATGCGGCATTAGTGATTACTCATCGAACTCTAACAAAAGAGGAAAATGCCATATTACATAGAGGCGTATTATACAGACCAAAAGTAATCGTTCTTGGTATAGGCTGTAACCGCGGAACATCTTCAGAAGAAATAGAAGCTGTTATTGACGAGACGTTACGGGAGCTGCAATTTTCGAAAAAAAGCGTCAAGGCGATTTGCACGATAGATTTAAAGAAGGATGAAGCCGGATTGCTGGAGGCAGCCGCTAAAAATCGATGGGAATTTATTTGTTATACCCCTGATGAACTAAACTCGGTTAAAATAGAAGAGCCTTCAGAAACAGTTTTGAAATTTACTGGAGCATATGGAGTAAGTGAACCTGCAGCCAAGTTGTATAGTGGTGCAGATAAATTGGAGATTGTGAAGAAGAAATCAGGCAATGTAACGATTTCAGTCGCGATAATTCGGCATTGAAATCGGTAAGAGGGGGAAAGAACATGTCAGATCGCAGACTTGTCATTGCAGGGACAGGCAGTGGAGTAGGCAAAACAACAATTACGATTGGGCTGATGTCTGCTTTAAGGAAAAAAGGATATACAGTTCAAGGCTTTAAGTGCGGCCCGGATTATATTGACCCGACCTACCACACGGCGGTTACCGGAAGGGTTTCAAGAAATATTGACAGTTGGATGCTGGATCATAAAATGGTCCAAGAGATCGTCAACCGTGCCAGCACGGGAGCGGATATTTCGATTATTGAAGGTGTAATGGGATTCTTTGACGGCAAAGATCCAACGAATAATATGGGTTCAACTGCTGAGATTAGTATCATCACGAAAAGCCCTGTTGTTCTTGTTGTTAATTGTGCCAGTATGGCCCGAAGCGCAGCAGCAATTGTCAAGGGATTTCAAGAGTTTCTTAAAGAAACACAAATAGTTGGTGTGATCGCTAATCAAGTGGGAAGTGAAGGGCATTTCAAAATCGTCAAGGTTGCGATTGAACAAGAGTGCGGTATTCCGGTACTTGGCTATTTGAAAAAAGATCAAGTCCTGACCATTCCTGAACGTCATTTAGGATTAATTCCATCTGTCGAACGAGGCGAACTAAATCCGTTTTTTGAGCAGCTTGGTGATACCATCCTGGAAACGGTAGATGTCGATGCTTTATATGGGCTCGCAAAGGCAGCAAAGTTAGAGATCCCTAACTCCCAGTTTGGTTTGAAGGAAAAGAACGCAGTGAAAATAGCTGTTGCAAGAGATGCAGCTTTTAACTTTTATTATCAGGAAAATTTTGAAATGTTAGAAGCTGCAGGGGCAGAATTAATTGAATTTTCACCATTAAAAGGTGAACCATTACCTGATCAAATAGACGGCTTTTATATTGGCGGCGGGTTCCCGGAAGAATTTGCTGAAGAATTGGCAGAAAAAACCGAAGTAAAACGTTCCATCCGGGCTGCGATCGAAAAAGGCCTGCCAACCCTGGCGGAATGCGGCGGTTTTATGTATCTAACTGAATATCTGGAAACAACAGATGAAAAAAGCTATGCAATGGTTGGCATCATTCCTGGAAAAGTGAAAATGCAATCAAGGCTGCAAGCTTTAGGGTATCGTGAAATTAGAGGTGAAGAGGGGAACTTTTTACTGAAGGGTAATCTGATTGCCCGCGGACATGAATTTCATTACTCTACCTTCCATCCGAGAACAGAATTTCAGCATGCCTATCAGACGCAAGGAATGCGGGGATTTAAGGAAGAGGGCTATATGAATGGAAATTTGATCGCTGGTTATACCCATTTTCATTTTGGGTCATGTCCGGAGTTGGTAGAAAATTGGATAGAAAAATGTAAGGAGTTTCAACAAAATGGCTAAGGCGCTTCCGATCATGTTTCAGGGGACAAGTTCAGATGCCGGGAAAAGTGTACTCGTTACAGCGTTTTGCCGTATTTTTACCCAAGATGGATTTAGAACGGCTCCATTTAAATCGCAAAATATGTCCTTAAACTCGTATATCACCATAGATGGAAAAGAAATTGGCCGAGCCCAGGGTGTACAGGCAGAAGCGGCTGGTATTCAGGCCACTACCGATATGAACCCGATTTTAATAAAGCCAAACCGCGATAATGAAGCACAGATTGTCGTACATGGAAAACCATATAAAAATTTGGAAGCTGGTGTATATCGGAAAGAGTTTTTCTTAACAGGTATTGAACTGATCAAGGAATCTCTATCTGTGCTTTCAGAAAGTTACGAACGGCTTGTGATTGAAGGTGCAGGAAGTCCTGCAGAGATTAACCTGAATGATCGGGAATTGGTCAATATGCGGGTCGCAAAATTGGCTGATGCTCCTGTCATTTTGATAGGGGATATTGAAAAAGGCGGCGTGTTTGCCAGTTTAGTAGGCACCCTGCAGTTATTAGAGCCAGAAGACAGGGATCGGGTTATTGGGGTTATTATTAATAAATTCCGGGGTGATCTTTCTCTCTTAGAATCTGGTTTGACATGGTTTGAAGAATACACAGGAAAGCCTGTTCTTGGGGTTATCCCACATCTAGACCATTTAAATATCGATGCAGAGGATTCTGTGATTTTAAATCAATACACCTCTAGCCCCAATATGGAAAGGGAATTAGATATCGCTGTAATTCAATATCCTAGAATCTCTAATTTTACAGATGTGGATCCATTTTTTTCTGAACCTGATTGCCATGTGCGTTTTATAACGAAACCTGAACAGCTTCAACAACCCGATTTAGTCATTCTGCCAGGTAGCAAAAATACGATGGATGATTTCTTGTTTTTAAAAAACAGTGGCCTAGCTCAAAGAATAATAGAATTAAAGCAGAATCATAAGGCTATGATTTTCGGGATTTGCGGTGGGTATCAAATGCTTGGCGAGGAAATTCAGGACCCATTTGGCGTTGAATCCCAGGAACAAAAAGTACAAGGACTCTGTATGCTGCCGATCCAGACCACTATTTCAAAAGAAAAGACCACCGTGCTGTCAAATGGAGTTCTACATCTATTTGGCAAAAGCTTTGCTGTGACAGGTTACGAGATTCATATGGGGGAAACTGTGAAAAAAGAAGAAGGACTGCGCTTCATTGAAACGAAGAATGGAGCAGACGGCTGCATTACAGTGGATGAAAAAGTAATGGGCACCTATTTTCATGGTATTTTTCATAATGATGAATTTCGGAAGGAACTGCTCAATCACCTTCGCAAAACAAAAGGTTTAGCTCCGATTGACAAGCGGATTTCGTTTAATCAGTTACGTGAAGAAGCGTTTAACCGTCTGGCAGACCATGTACGCGCACATGTAAATTTAGATTATATTCACCAAAAAATGATGGAATTTCAAAATGGGAGGATTCCGCGATGAATGGAATAATGGTTGATATTAAGCCTTTAAATAAAGAGATGGGTCAAAAGGTAAAGGCGTATGTTGATAACCTAACCAAGCCTCTAGGCAGTTTAGGAAGATTGGAGGAACTGGCCATTCAGCTGGCAGAAATAACTTCTGAAGACTTTCCGATTGTTACACCTCCTGGCGTGATAGTATTTGCAGCCGATCATGGTGTAGTCGAAGAGGGTGTATCCGCATTTCCACAAGAAGTGACTGTTCAAATGGTCTTGAACTTTCTAAATCGGGGTGCTGCGATCAATGTCTTTAGCAAGCAAATCGGTGCAGCGTTTGAAGTAGTGGATATTGGCGTTGCAGCAGAAATTGCAGCGGAAGGTGCCGTGCATCGCAAGGTTCGATATGGCACAGCTAATTTCTGTAAACAGGATGCCATGACAAGGCAAGATGTTGAAAAGGCAATAGCAGTTGGATATGAGCGAGCCGAAGCGATGATACACCAGGGATGCAAATGCTTAATTCTCGGTGAAATGGGAATTGGCAATACAACTTCCAGCAGTGCGATCCTCGCCGTTTTAAGTGGTCAGGAAGTAAGTTCCCTTGTCGGCCGTGGGACAGGCATTCCTTCAGAACAAATCATCCATAAACAAGAAGTCATTTCCTTGGCTATAAGGGAAAGACAGCCAGATCGAATGGACCCAATCGACATTTTTGCGAAAATCGGCGGGCTGGAAATTGCTGCCATGACGGGAGCCATGTTAGCGGCTGCTGCGAATCGTGTTCCTATTCTTGTTGATGGTTTTATCTGTACCATAGCGGCACTGATGGCAAAGGAAATTTGCCATACAGCGAGTGATTATATGATCGTAGGGCATCGTTCAGTCGAACCTGGGCACTTAATCGCCCTTCAATTATTAGGAAAGAAACCGATTCTTGACTTGGATTTGCGCCTTGGTGAAGGGAGCGGGGCAGCAGTGGCATTTCCGATCTTACAGTCTGCAACATTAATGCTGAAAGAGATGGCCACCTTTGATTCTGCAGGAGTTTCAAAAGAGAAAGAAGGAGACGAATGATGACGAAAGAAAATAGCGGACTCACTCTGGTATACACAGGTGATGGCAAGGGAAAAACAACGGCCGCTCTTGGCCTTGCGATTCGTGCAGCCGGTCGGGGAAAGCGAGTCATTATGATCCAATTTATAAAATCTCCCGAAAGAACGTATGGAGAGAAAATAATTTTTGAGAAATTGGGAATTGAAATCTATCAAATGGGAGCTGGATTTACCTGGACAAAAACCCCAGAAGTACATAGAGAGGCATTAAAATCAGCCTGGGCCTTTACGAAAGATAGAGTGGTTAATGGAGGATATGATGTGGTAATTCTGGATGAACTGAATAATGCTTTGGCAATAGAAAGGTTCCCAATCGCTGATGTCCTGCCATTACAGGAGGTACTAGAATTAATCCAACAGCGGCCAAAGGAAATGCATCTTGTTATTACCGGCCGCTCTGCAAAAGAAGAAATCATGGAATCGGCGGACTTGGTCACAGAGATGAAGGCAGTAAAGCATTATTATGATGAAGGAATACCTGCAGTGAAGGGAATTGAATTTTAATGAGGCTGATTGAAAAATATGGGCATGGCGGTGATTTACTTACCGCTCATCAGGTATTTAATAAAGCTTCCGGCGAATTCCTGGATTTTAGTGCAAATATTAACCCGCTTGGTCCACCTGCAAAAGTATTAGATTTGTTAAAGGAGCGGCTGGAAACCATTGTTCATTATCCAGATCCTGCCCATCGAGTTCTCAAACAAAAGCTGTCTGAGAGGAATAGGGTTTCCGATGATCAGATTTTAATAGGGAATGGAGCCGCAGAGTGTATCTCCTTAATTCTTTTAGGATTACAGCCCAAAACAGTCGGTTTAATCTACCCATGTTTTTCTGAATATGAACAGTTGTCTGTGGCCTTTGGTGCCAAAATCAATTCTTGTTATGGAAAGCTTGAACTTGATTTTAAACCAGACATTTCAGAGTTAAATTTACTGCTTTTAGAATCAGACCTTGTGTTCATCGGCCATCCAAACAATCCGACCGGTGTTCTGTATACAATGGAAGAGCTCGTCCAGATTGCTGAACAGGCAAAAAAAACCAATACATATCTAGTGATAGACGAGGCATTTATTGATTTTCTTCCCAAGCAGCTGCATATTACTCTTCTACAGAAATTGGAACGATATAGGCATGTTCTGATTGTGCGTTCCATGACAAAGATTTATGCGATTCCCGGACTTCGTCTAGGATATGTGCTGGCACATCCCGAGCTTATTGGCAAACTTCAAGCCAAGCAAGTAACGTGGAGCGTCAATCAAATGGCACTCATTGCGGGGGAAGCAGTTCTTAACGAAAGGGAATACGAGGATGAAACCATTGCACTTGTTAAGGAACAAAGAAATTATGTTAAACAGTCAATAGAAGAACAATTGGGATGGATGGTATTCCCTGGACAGGCAAATTTTCTATTAATAAGAATTACGGATGAACTAGCCGCTGCTGAGTTGCAATGGAAGTTGGGAGAAAGAGGGATCTTAATTCGCTCCTGCGCCATGTATCAAGGATTGACAAGCCAGGATTTTCGGATCGCGATTCGAACAAAGAAAGAAAATGACTGTTTACTACAAGCCTTAAAAGAGGTGGCCCATGAGGGGATTCAGCCATGACCATAACAAGATTGATTCTTGTAAGACATGGAGAAACGGACGAGAATTCTTACCACTATTACCTTGGTCATTATGATGCTGAATTAAATGATAAGGGCAGAAAGCAGCTTCGAGTCTTGACTAGTAAGTTGAAAAATAAAGGCGAACAAATTGACGTGATTTATTCCAGTGACTTGTCCAGGGCTAACGAAAGTGCCCGAATGATTGGAGAAGAGTTTCAAGTTAAGCCATTGCCCGTATTTTCCTTAAGGGAATTGAACTTTGGGGATTGGGATTGTAAAACTTATGAGGATATCAAGTTGGATGATCAGAATCAATTGGAGATGTGGGTAAATAATCCTTATAAAACGGCCCCACCAAATGGTGAATCCCTGCTTCAGCTTGGCGAACGGATCGACAATTGGCTCCAACAAATCTGTTCAACCAAAGGACGAAACGAAACCATTCTTATTGTTAGCCACGGCGGCCCCATTCGCTGGATTCTTAGCAAGTGGGTCATGGGTGATTCTAATGAATTTTGGAAGGTGGAAGGAGTAGGCCACGGAAAAGGAATCATTATTGATTTTGATCAACAAACAGGAATATTTACGATAGTAGATCGACTTTAATCAGGGAGAGAAAGGGGGAGACCCATGAACAAAAAGCTCCCACGAATCTTGAACGAACTTTAACTAGTTTAAGAGAGAGGATTTGATGAATGGAAACCGTCTCGTTAATTCTTTTGGTGTTTGTGTTGGGACTTCGCCATGGATTAGATGCAGACCACCTGGCCTGTATCGATGGTTTAACTCGATATAATTGGCGTAGGAATAGTCCTATTGCCCGCTGGGTAGGCACATTATTTTCAATTGGTCATGGATTGGTTGTAACATGCATTGCACTAATATTGGGGATTTTTATGAAGAACTTTAGGATCCCTGAACTTGTTAATACACTGGTAACTTGGATCTCGATTATTTCTCTATTTAGTATTGGAACATTAAATATTTACAATCTGTTACGGACGAAATCAATAGCGGATGGAAATTATCAGATCAGTGGGATCAAAGGAAAATTCCTGCCAAGAATTGTACAAGAAACAACGAACCCGTTTTTTGTTATTTTAATAGGGGGAATATTTGCCTTGGCTGCGGATACCGTCAGTCAAACTTCCATGTGGGCCATCGCAGCTGGAAATACAGGAAGTTATATGCCCTTATTACTGGGGATCGTCTTTATGTTTGGAATGATCTTAACCGACACCATAGATTCATTCGTTGCATTCCGTGTGATAAACCAATCGAATCGATTCGGACAATCAGCATCACGATTAATGGGATGGATCATTGTCTTATTGGCTTATGGAGTTTCCTCATATGAAGCCTTTACGTTTTTCTTCCCATGGGCTGAACTTGATTTCGAAATGATCGGCATCATCTTGTTTGGGGTATTGATTCTTGGTTTTGTCTATATCAGCCTCCTTTCGAAAAAACAGGCAGCCATTTCAATAAGAAACAATCGCTAAAAACGAGAAACTTGTTTAGAGTTAGAAATATCTGAGGTGCCTTTTTTTGCACCTAAAGAAGCAATGTCACATACACCCTTCTTTTGCAATCGAATTGTGGAAGAAGGGTGTTTTTTATTTTTCACCGATTGATCATCGGCTTTATTGCAGTACCTTCTTCCATTTCAAACTTGTTAAGTGTGATTTAACCCCTTGACTTTTCCTGAGAGTGTTAGATTCAAAACCATTATTTTTTACTCTCAACCATTGCTGGTAATTGATTTTACAACATTCTACTATCAAAAGATAAAAATCAACGGCGCCAAAAGTCATAAAGTTGTCAAAAAGTAGACAAAAAGTTGACGGAAAAAAATAAAAATGTTTGCTACTATAATAGTGGGCAGATGAAATAGCAATTTCTAGAAAGTATTAGTTATTGTTTTAGAATATGTCTAAAAAGCCGGCTTTATTTTTGTCATTCTAAATTTATTTTACTGAAGACATCTTTGTGAAACATTGAACAATTTACACTATGGATGTAGTGAAAAACAATTAGGGAGGTACGGTTATGGATCAGTTATTATTGGCAAGAATTCAGTTTGCTGTAACAACGGTTTACCACTTTTTCTTTGTGCCGCTTTCGATCGGCCTAGTGTTTATAGTGGCTTTGATGGAAACTTTGTATGTTGTAAAGAAAGATGATGTTTATAAAAAAATGACCAAATTCTGGGGCCACCTGTTTTTGATTAACTTTGCAGTTGGAGTGGTAACAGGAATTATTCAAGAGTTCCAATTCGGGATGAACTGGTCAGATTATTCCAGATTTGTCGGAGATGTTTTTGGCGCTCCGCTTGCGATTGAAGCATTGCTTGCCTTTTTTATGGAGTCTACTTTTATTGGTTTGTGGATTTTTGGCTGGGAACGATTATCCCCCAAATTGCATTTAACAAGTATTTGGCTCGTTTCACTCGGAACCATTCTCTCAGGTTTTTGGATTTTAACAGCAAATTCCTTTATGCAGCACCCTGTCGGATATATGTTGAAAAATGGACGGGCGCAAATGAACGACTTTCTTAGCTTAATAACTAATGGTCAAATTTGGGTGGAGTTCCCGCATGTAATGACAGGTGCCCTCGCTACAGGTGCTTTCTTCGTTGCAGGAATAAGCGCCTATAATTTGTTAAAGAAAAGAGAAGTGGGATTTTATAAAAAATCGATGAATCTAGCCCTTATTCTTGGGTTGATTGGCAGCTTGGGCACCGCATTAAGCGGCCATGAGCAAGCCCAATATCTTGTCAAAACACAGCCAATGAAAATGGCAGCAGCAGAAGGGATCTGGAAGGATACACCAAGTCCTGCGCCATGGTCTGCATTTGCCATCATTGATACGGCAAAAAAACAAAACAAGTTTGAAATCAATATTCCCTACGCTCTTAGCTTTCTATCATACTCTAAATTTGATGGCAGTCTGAAAGGTATGGACACTCTGCAAAAAGAATATGCGTCCAAATACGATCAAAAAGTCGGAAAAGGCACAAACTACATTCCTCCAGTTAAAACAACGTATTGGAGCTTCCGCCTAATGGTTGGTTTTGGTGCTGCTATGATTCTATTATCCATTATTGGGCTATTCCTTTGGAGAAGAGGTACACTGGAAACCAATAAAGTATTCTTAAAGTTTTTACCTCCTAGCATTTCATTTCCATTTTTAGCCAATACATTTGGCTGGATTATGACCGAGGTAGGCCGCCAGCCATGGACAATCTTTGGTCTCATGACAACAAATAGTTCAGTTTCGCCGAATGTCTCTGGAGGCAGTGTCTTATTTTCCCTTATTATGTATATGTTAATTTTTACTGTCCTGGCATTTGTGATGGTTTATTTAATGGTCCGGGAAATCAAACATGGTCCTGCTGCACATGAAAATATGGAAGTTCATCATAAATTGGATCCATTTGATAAGGTAGGTGCTTAGGATGCAATTAAATGAATTATGGTTTGTTTTAATTGGTGTTGTATTTATCGGTTTCTTCTTTCTTGAAGGTTTTGATTTTGGTGTGGGTATGTCAATGAGGTTTCTTGCCCGCAGTCAGCAGGAGCGTTCGATCATGGTTAATGCAATTGGACCTGTTTGGGATGCAAACGAAGTGTGGCTTTTAACCGGCGGCGGTGCCATCTTTGCAGCTTTCCCGGATTGGTATGCCACCATGTTCAGCGGATACTATATTCCATTATTAGCCGTGCTTTTATGCTTAATTGCCAGAGGTGTATCTTTTGAATTCCGCAGTAAAGTTCCGACAGAGCGTTGGACTAATATATGGGATTGGGCTCTCTTTTTTGGCAGTCTGTTACCTCCATTCCTTCTGGGTGTCTTATTTACGAGTATGTTAAAGGGAATGCCAATTCATAAAGATATGAATATGACAGCAGGGTTCTCTGATTTTATTAATGTTTATTCCTTGTGGGGAGGGCTAACGGTAACATTGTTATGCTTGCTTCATGGATTAAACTTTTTGACCTTGAAAACAGAAGGGGATCTGCGCAAACGTTCAAGTGCATTAGCAAAGAAAATGGTACTGGCGGTTCTCGGTTCACTTGTCGTTTTTGTTGTACTATCCTGGTCAATGACAGATATTTTTAAAGTACGGCTTTTGCCTGAACTTGTGATTGTGGTGCTAATCGTCGCCGTTTACACACTTGCTTATACCTTTATTACAAAGAAACGGGAAGGTTTAGCTTTTACAATGTCAGGTCTGGGATTAGCCTTGACAGTTTCTGCTATTTTCGTTGGCCTATTCCCAAGAGTCATGATCAGTTCGATCAATAAAGCTTTCGACCTTACCGTATATAACGCTTCAAGTGGGGCTTATTCATTAAAAGTAATGACCATTGTGGCTGTCACGATCTTACCGTTTGTATTGGGATACACCATCTGGAGTTACTATATTTTCAGAAAAAGAGTGACAGATAAGGAGCATTTGACGTACTGATGGATAAGTCTATGTTTTCTTACAAAGGCATCAAACCGGTACTAGCGGCATTAACATTTTTGACAGTTATTCAATGCACGATGATCATGATCCAGGCTTATTATTTAGCCGATTCAATCTCCTCCCTTTTTGGAGGAGATTTGTTTCATATTGTCATGAGAAAATTGTTCATTTTCTTTCTGGCATTTGTCTTTCGTCAATTGCTTTCTTTATGGAAGAAAAAGCTTGCTTTCCGCTTCGCTTCCGATACGAGTGTTTTCTTTAGAGAAGCAGTTCTGAAAAAGTTATTTCAGTTGGGGCCTCAATTTGTGAAAGCAGAAGGATCCGGTCAGACTGTCACATTCATAATGGAAGGGATCATCAAATTTCGCCGTTATTTGGAACTGTTTTTGCCAAAGGTCATCAACATTGCCTTGATCCCAGTGATGGTTTGGGTATTTATTTTCTGTGAAAATATTCGTTCGGCTGTCATATTAATGGTTGCTTTTCCTATTTTAATCGTATTTATGATTCTTCTTGGTTTGGCAGCCAAAGAAAAAGCAAACCGCCAGTATGAATCATATGAATTACTCTCCAATCATTTCGTTGATTCATTGCGGGGGTTGGAAACATTAAAATTTTTAGGACAAAGCCGCACACATATCGAAAAAATTCGGATGGTCAGTGACCGATATCGAAAAGCGACAATGGCTACCTTACGAATTGCTTTTTTGTCCACGTTTGCCCTCGATTTTTTCACAATGCTTTCTGTGGCAACAGTGGCTGTTTTTCTTGGCATGGGGCTAATTAATGGGACAATGGAACTTAAGACGGCTTTAACCATCCTTATACTAGCTCCTGAATATTTCTTACCGATTCGCGAAGTTGGTGCCGATTATCATGCAACACTGGATGGGAAAGAAGCAGGAAAAAAAATAGGCGAAATCCTCGAAATGGAGATCGTGAGCCCTGGAAATCAATTCATTCCGGAATGGCAACCTACAAATGTCTTTTCTTTGAAGAATATGAATTTCCGCTTTTCAGATTCGGATCAAGGTTTAAAAGATATCGATTTTACCATAACAGGGACAAAAAAAGTGGGAATTATCGGTGCAAGCGGTGCTGGTAAATCTACTTTAATTGATCTATTAAGCGGGTTCGCTAGTCCAACGAGCGGAGAATTTCAGGTAAACG
Above is a genomic segment from Neobacillus endophyticus containing:
- the cydB gene encoding cytochrome d ubiquinol oxidase subunit II — protein: MQLNELWFVLIGVVFIGFFFLEGFDFGVGMSMRFLARSQQERSIMVNAIGPVWDANEVWLLTGGGAIFAAFPDWYATMFSGYYIPLLAVLLCLIARGVSFEFRSKVPTERWTNIWDWALFFGSLLPPFLLGVLFTSMLKGMPIHKDMNMTAGFSDFINVYSLWGGLTVTLLCLLHGLNFLTLKTEGDLRKRSSALAKKMVLAVLGSLVVFVVLSWSMTDIFKVRLLPELVIVVLIVAVYTLAYTFITKKREGLAFTMSGLGLALTVSAIFVGLFPRVMISSINKAFDLTVYNASSGAYSLKVMTIVAVTILPFVLGYTIWSYYIFRKRVTDKEHLTY
- the cydD gene encoding thiol reductant ABC exporter subunit CydD, which produces MDKSMFSYKGIKPVLAALTFLTVIQCTMIMIQAYYLADSISSLFGGDLFHIVMRKLFIFFLAFVFRQLLSLWKKKLAFRFASDTSVFFREAVLKKLFQLGPQFVKAEGSGQTVTFIMEGIIKFRRYLELFLPKVINIALIPVMVWVFIFCENIRSAVILMVAFPILIVFMILLGLAAKEKANRQYESYELLSNHFVDSLRGLETLKFLGQSRTHIEKIRMVSDRYRKATMATLRIAFLSTFALDFFTMLSVATVAVFLGMGLINGTMELKTALTILILAPEYFLPIREVGADYHATLDGKEAGKKIGEILEMEIVSPGNQFIPEWQPTNVFSLKNMNFRFSDSDQGLKDIDFTITGTKKVGIIGASGAGKSTLIDLLSGFASPTSGEFQVNDKKLESLMLEGWQKQITYIPQHPYLFSDTLMNNIRFYHPKATEQEVMKAARLAGLSEVMSDLPDGLHTAVGEGGRPLSGGQEQRVAIARAFLSGRSILLLDEPTAHLDIETEYELKETMLQLFTGKLVFFSTHRLHWMREMDQILVLDQGKLIETGTHEQLMAKQGVYYQLVMAQLEGL